Proteins co-encoded in one Natronorubrum daqingense genomic window:
- the carB gene encoding carbamoyl-phosphate synthase large subunit, whose product MSTDQQGEGDTGDGRTILLIGSGPIQIGQAAEFDYSGAQACRALQEEGARVVLVNSNPATIMTDPEMADEVYIEPITTDAISEIIRKERPDGVIAGLGGQTGLNVTAELAEEGVLEEYDVEIMGTPLDTIYATEDRDLFRQRMEKIGQPVPASTTISLDEGEAVVELTEDDLEERVEAAVDEVGGLPVIARTTYTLGGSGSGVVHEFDELLRRVRKGLRLSRNSEVLITESIAGWVEYEYEVMRDADDSCIIICNMENIDPMGIHTGESTVVTPSQLVPDEGHQEMRTAALDVIRELGIQGGCNIQFAWRDDGTPGGEYRVVEVNPRVSRSSALASKATGYPIARVTAKVALGKRLHEITNEITGETTAAFEPAIDYVVTKVPRWPKDKFDDVDFELTTAMKSTGEAMAIGRTFEESLLKALRSSEYEPDVDWADVSDDELESHYLERPSPDRPYALFEAFERGYDVDEVVSLSGIFEWYAERFKRIADSTLAAQEGDFTEAAIAGHTNATIAATAGGDVDVDAVEQEVPGRTYKQVDTCAGEFEAETPYYYSARKPEFESGPLVGDAASGELEVERDVESVIVVGGGPIRIGQGVEFDYCSVHAVQALREQGIDAHVVNNNPETVSTDYDTSDGLFFEPITAEEVADVAEAADADGVMVQFGGQTSVNIGDPLQDEIDRRGLDCEVMGTSVEAMDLAEDRDRFNALMDELGIAQPEGGAAYSETEAMELAHDIGYPVLVRPSYVLGGRAMEVVYDDEELETYIEEAVRVSPDKPILVDDFLADAIELDVDAVADGEDVLIGGVMEHVETAGVHSGDSACMIPPRSLDGETLARVREVTEDIAEALETVGLLNVQLAVRDGEVYVLEANPRSSRTVPFISKATGVPIAKLAARVMAGESIADLDVDEQIPEQTSIKEVVLPFDRLPGSDPRLGPEMKSTGEVMGSADSFGKAYDKAQDATGKPIPESGTAIVDLSADKFPDPETDAGEAIVDGYTDHFDLCEAVDLVDAVKKGEVDLIVSRDRDLLEVAVEEEITYFSTPASAQAALEALESTDEPIDVQPITDRPKRSSEWGRSD is encoded by the coding sequence ATGAGCACGGACCAGCAGGGCGAGGGCGACACCGGGGATGGACGCACGATCTTGCTGATCGGGAGCGGCCCGATCCAGATCGGACAGGCCGCGGAGTTCGACTACTCCGGCGCACAGGCCTGCCGAGCACTGCAGGAGGAAGGTGCTCGAGTCGTCCTCGTCAACTCCAATCCCGCGACGATCATGACCGATCCGGAGATGGCAGACGAGGTCTACATCGAGCCGATTACCACCGACGCCATCTCGGAGATCATCCGGAAGGAGCGTCCCGACGGCGTTATCGCCGGCCTCGGTGGCCAGACCGGCCTCAACGTCACGGCCGAGTTGGCCGAGGAAGGCGTACTCGAGGAGTACGACGTCGAGATCATGGGCACCCCCCTCGACACCATCTACGCGACGGAAGACCGAGACCTCTTCCGCCAGCGCATGGAGAAGATCGGCCAGCCGGTGCCGGCTTCGACGACCATCTCGCTCGACGAGGGTGAAGCGGTCGTCGAACTGACCGAGGACGACCTCGAGGAGCGCGTCGAGGCGGCCGTCGACGAGGTCGGCGGCCTCCCGGTGATCGCCCGCACCACCTACACGCTGGGTGGCTCGGGTTCCGGTGTCGTCCACGAGTTCGACGAACTCCTTCGTCGCGTCCGCAAGGGCCTGCGCCTCTCGCGCAACAGCGAGGTACTCATCACCGAGTCCATCGCGGGCTGGGTGGAGTACGAGTACGAGGTCATGCGCGACGCCGACGACTCCTGTATCATCATCTGTAACATGGAGAACATCGATCCGATGGGCATCCACACCGGGGAGTCGACGGTCGTCACGCCCTCCCAACTGGTTCCCGACGAGGGCCACCAGGAGATGCGCACCGCGGCGCTCGACGTCATCCGTGAACTCGGGATTCAGGGCGGCTGTAACATCCAGTTCGCCTGGCGCGACGACGGCACGCCCGGCGGCGAGTATCGGGTCGTCGAGGTCAACCCGCGCGTCTCACGTTCCTCCGCGCTCGCCTCGAAGGCGACGGGATACCCAATCGCTCGCGTGACCGCGAAGGTCGCACTCGGCAAGCGCCTCCACGAGATCACCAACGAGATCACGGGCGAGACGACCGCCGCGTTCGAGCCAGCGATCGACTACGTCGTCACGAAGGTGCCGCGCTGGCCCAAGGACAAGTTCGACGACGTCGACTTCGAACTGACGACGGCGATGAAGTCGACTGGCGAGGCGATGGCCATCGGCCGCACCTTCGAGGAGAGTCTGCTCAAGGCGCTTCGCTCCTCCGAGTACGAACCCGACGTCGACTGGGCCGACGTGAGCGACGACGAACTCGAGTCCCACTACCTCGAGCGTCCGTCGCCGGATCGTCCGTACGCGCTGTTCGAAGCGTTCGAGCGCGGGTACGACGTCGACGAGGTCGTCTCCCTGTCGGGCATCTTCGAGTGGTACGCCGAGCGCTTCAAGCGCATCGCCGACTCGACACTCGCCGCACAGGAAGGCGACTTCACCGAAGCCGCCATCGCCGGGCACACGAACGCGACGATCGCTGCGACTGCAGGCGGCGACGTCGACGTCGACGCCGTCGAACAGGAAGTTCCCGGACGCACGTACAAACAGGTCGACACCTGCGCCGGCGAGTTCGAGGCCGAGACGCCCTACTACTACTCCGCACGCAAGCCGGAGTTCGAGTCTGGGCCGCTCGTCGGCGACGCCGCCTCGGGAGAACTCGAGGTCGAGCGCGACGTCGAGAGCGTGATCGTCGTCGGCGGCGGCCCGATTCGCATCGGGCAAGGCGTCGAGTTCGATTACTGTTCGGTCCACGCCGTCCAGGCGCTGCGTGAGCAGGGGATCGACGCCCACGTCGTGAACAACAACCCCGAGACGGTCTCGACGGACTACGACACCTCCGACGGGCTGTTCTTCGAGCCGATCACGGCCGAAGAGGTCGCCGACGTTGCCGAGGCGGCCGACGCCGACGGCGTGATGGTCCAGTTCGGCGGCCAGACGTCGGTCAACATCGGCGATCCGCTCCAGGACGAGATCGACCGCCGCGGACTCGATTGTGAGGTCATGGGCACGAGCGTCGAGGCGATGGACCTCGCCGAAGACCGCGATCGTTTCAACGCGCTCATGGACGAACTGGGCATCGCCCAGCCCGAAGGTGGGGCCGCCTACAGCGAGACGGAAGCGATGGAACTCGCCCACGACATCGGCTATCCCGTGCTCGTGCGTCCCTCCTACGTGCTCGGCGGGCGCGCGATGGAGGTCGTCTACGACGACGAGGAACTCGAGACCTACATCGAGGAGGCGGTTCGCGTGAGTCCGGACAAGCCGATCCTCGTGGACGACTTCCTCGCGGACGCCATCGAACTCGACGTCGACGCCGTCGCGGACGGCGAGGACGTCCTCATCGGCGGCGTGATGGAACACGTCGAAACCGCTGGGGTCCACTCGGGCGACTCGGCCTGCATGATCCCGCCACGCTCGCTCGACGGCGAGACGCTGGCCCGCGTCCGCGAGGTCACCGAAGATATCGCGGAAGCCCTCGAGACGGTCGGCCTGTTGAACGTTCAACTCGCGGTGCGCGACGGCGAGGTGTACGTCCTCGAGGCCAACCCGCGCTCCTCGCGTACTGTGCCGTTCATCTCGAAGGCGACGGGCGTCCCGATCGCCAAACTCGCGGCCAGAGTGATGGCCGGGGAATCGATCGCCGACCTCGACGTCGACGAGCAGATTCCCGAGCAGACTTCGATCAAGGAGGTCGTTCTGCCGTTCGACCGCCTGCCGGGCTCGGACCCGCGTCTCGGCCCGGAGATGAAATCCACGGGCGAAGTGATGGGCAGCGCCGACTCCTTCGGCAAAGCATACGACAAGGCTCAGGACGCGACGGGCAAACCGATCCCCGAGTCGGGGACGGCGATCGTCGACCTCTCGGCCGACAAGTTCCCCGACCCCGAGACCGACGCCGGCGAGGCGATCGTCGATGGCTACACCGACCACTTCGACCTCTGTGAGGCCGTCGACCTCGTGGACGCCGTCAAGAAGGGTGAGGTCGATCTGATCGTCTCGCGGGATCGCGACTTACTCGAGGTCGCCGTCGAGGAGGAGATCACCTACTTCTCGACGCCCGCCAGCGCACAGGCCGCACTCGAGGCACTCGAGTCCACGGACGAACCGATCGACGTCCAGCCGATCACCGACCGTCCGAAGCGCTCGAGCGAGTGGGGCCGCTCTGACTGA
- a CDS encoding ABC transporter ATP-binding protein → MTPADAPAIETDGLTKRYGDTTAVSELTMSVEQGTVYGFLGPNGAGKTTTMRMLTTLTKPTSGTARVAGHPITDRESVTPHIGYLPEEPPIYDELTGREQLEYAAGLRDLPADVASERIGAHLERFDLLEDADRRIEGYSKGMRQKVGVIQAVLHEPAVAFLDEPTSGLDPRAARTMRETIADLADQKMTIFLSTHILPVVDALADEIGVLHGGELVAQGDPETLKSRAETGEVRSLEEAFLEVTQDHGEQAPETEPSAK, encoded by the coding sequence ATGACCCCCGCCGACGCCCCCGCCATCGAAACCGACGGGCTCACGAAACGGTACGGCGACACGACTGCCGTTTCCGAGTTGACGATGTCCGTCGAGCAGGGAACGGTGTACGGCTTTCTCGGACCCAACGGCGCGGGGAAGACGACGACAATGCGGATGTTGACGACGCTCACGAAACCCACGTCGGGAACGGCCCGCGTCGCCGGCCACCCGATCACGGACCGCGAGTCGGTCACCCCGCATATCGGCTATCTTCCCGAAGAGCCGCCGATCTACGACGAACTCACCGGTCGCGAACAACTCGAGTACGCTGCCGGGTTGCGAGACCTGCCCGCAGACGTCGCCTCCGAGCGCATCGGCGCACACCTCGAGCGATTCGACCTCCTCGAGGACGCCGATAGGCGCATCGAGGGCTACTCGAAGGGGATGCGTCAGAAAGTCGGCGTCATCCAAGCCGTGCTTCACGAACCGGCCGTCGCCTTCCTCGACGAGCCGACGAGCGGACTCGACCCCCGCGCCGCCCGAACGATGCGCGAGACGATCGCCGACCTCGCGGATCAGAAGATGACCATCTTCCTCTCGACGCACATCCTCCCCGTCGTCGACGCGCTGGCCGACGAAATCGGCGTCCTCCACGGCGGCGAACTCGTCGCACAGGGCGACCCCGAGACGCTGAAATCTCGCGCCGAAACCGGCGAAGTCCGCAGTCTCGAGGAAGCATTTCTCGAGGTCACGCAGGACCACGGCGAGCAGGCACCCGAAACGGAACCTTCTGCAAAGTAG
- a CDS encoding GNAT family N-acetyltransferase gives MLFPETIETERLTLEPLCHETVDVFDFYQCCSTHEQGIDEVTRYLPWNPHETVAESKAHIDELERQWEQGNRAQYVIRPKTGEDGAGTIAGAGGLRLDWETQTAKPCIWLRKPFWGRGYSGERAAAVIELAFDQLDLELVAVTIQDGNERSRNAAESYVDSYDGQYDGIIRNSDVRPDGEIIDHHRYTITREQYRQSDGGDRDETAETLSYEQATGRSND, from the coding sequence ATGTTGTTCCCCGAGACGATCGAGACCGAGCGACTGACGCTCGAGCCCCTCTGTCACGAGACCGTCGACGTCTTCGACTTCTATCAGTGTTGTTCGACGCACGAGCAGGGGATCGACGAGGTGACGCGGTACTTGCCGTGGAATCCACACGAAACGGTCGCGGAATCGAAGGCACACATCGACGAACTCGAGCGCCAGTGGGAGCAGGGAAATCGAGCGCAGTACGTAATTCGACCCAAAACCGGGGAGGACGGTGCCGGAACGATCGCGGGTGCAGGTGGACTTCGACTGGACTGGGAGACGCAGACCGCAAAGCCCTGCATCTGGTTGCGCAAACCGTTTTGGGGACGAGGGTACTCGGGCGAGCGCGCCGCCGCCGTCATCGAACTGGCGTTCGACCAACTGGATCTCGAACTCGTCGCCGTCACTATCCAGGACGGAAACGAACGCTCGCGAAACGCTGCCGAGTCCTACGTCGACAGCTACGACGGCCAGTACGACGGCATCATCCGCAACTCGGACGTCAGGCCGGACGGTGAAATCATCGACCACCACCGCTACACGATCACGCGAGAGCAGTATCGGCAGTCGGACGGTGGCGATCGAGACGAAACGGCGGAGACGCTCTCTTACGAGCAAGCCACAGGTCGATCGAACGACTGA
- the folP gene encoding dihydropteroate synthase, with the protein MEYYEAADFLFDLRRFRPKPGTESTAGLLEYLESPHEGVKFVQIAGSNGKGSTARMVEQSLRAAGYSVGLYTSPHLEDLRERIRVDGRKIPRGAVRDYVEATREYLTERGADGNSPTFFETMTAMAIWHFGREDVDVAVLEVGIGGKYDATSVVDPIASAVTSVTLEHTGILGETEAEIARDKAHVAPTDKPLVTGVSGDALAGVRDVADEVVTVRSRPKDGGETVDEETADELADDPSDDEPADVLVEYEGRVNHTESAVTIRRDDWRFETRLPMPGAHQAENAGIAAVLAKQVADIADDDLARGLRNAHWPGRFEVLDTEPLVILDGAHNPGACEQLAATLSTYAYDDLRVVFGSMHDKDHREMVAALPTPDSAVTTEPSLARAEDRDVLATVFDDAGVADVRTNETVRDALESTLTDASPDDCVLVTGSLFAVAEARSRWTATGVPKRVRTLADASTALSSANVPGFASHSSRGKAVHRVLTLTLERQHATTLQSALLRQGGECALSGLQRDDETVDAVLMGTLSQFERLVDTLESEREPALTDVARDVRATLENADASEATGSSESRAKPSYPWHERTAVMGILNVTPDSFHDGGEYDALEDALEQAEAMIDAGVDVIDIGGESTRPGADPVPVEEEIERVVPVVTQLADLDVQLSIDTRKAAVADAALEAGADIINDVSGLEDPEMRFVVAEHDAALVVMHSIDAPVVPDRDVEYDDVVEDVIDQLSERILLAEKAGVDRDKIVVDPGIGFGKSAAESFEILDRLAEFHALGCPVLFGHSHKSMFGHVGCESGERGAATVAASALAADRGADIVRVHDVPENVAAVRTALAARDPERFEW; encoded by the coding sequence ATGGAGTATTACGAGGCAGCGGACTTTCTTTTCGATCTGCGGCGGTTCCGCCCGAAGCCGGGGACGGAATCCACGGCGGGGCTCCTCGAGTACCTCGAGTCGCCCCACGAGGGGGTGAAGTTCGTACAGATTGCCGGCTCCAACGGGAAGGGGAGCACGGCACGAATGGTCGAACAGAGCCTTCGAGCGGCCGGGTACTCCGTGGGACTGTACACCTCGCCACACCTCGAGGACCTTCGCGAGCGAATCCGCGTCGACGGGCGGAAGATTCCTCGCGGGGCCGTTCGTGACTACGTCGAGGCGACTCGCGAGTACCTCACCGAACGTGGTGCCGACGGCAACTCGCCGACGTTCTTCGAGACGATGACGGCGATGGCCATCTGGCACTTCGGGCGCGAGGACGTCGACGTCGCCGTCCTCGAGGTCGGTATCGGCGGGAAGTACGACGCGACGAGCGTCGTCGACCCCATCGCGAGCGCCGTGACGAGCGTGACGCTCGAGCACACGGGTATTCTCGGCGAGACCGAAGCCGAAATCGCTCGAGACAAGGCCCATGTCGCCCCTACCGACAAGCCGCTGGTGACGGGTGTCTCGGGTGACGCACTCGCGGGTGTCCGGGACGTTGCCGACGAGGTGGTGACGGTTCGCTCGAGGCCGAAAGACGGCGGAGAGACTGTGGACGAAGAAACCGCGGACGAACTCGCAGACGATCCGAGTGACGACGAACCCGCCGACGTGCTCGTCGAGTACGAGGGTCGAGTGAACCACACCGAAAGCGCCGTCACCATTAGACGAGACGACTGGCGATTCGAGACGCGACTTCCCATGCCGGGCGCTCATCAGGCGGAAAACGCCGGTATCGCGGCCGTCCTCGCGAAACAGGTCGCGGATATCGCAGACGACGACCTCGCTCGAGGGCTGCGAAACGCACACTGGCCGGGTCGATTCGAGGTCCTCGATACGGAGCCATTGGTGATCCTCGACGGCGCGCACAACCCCGGTGCCTGCGAGCAACTCGCGGCAACGCTCTCGACGTACGCCTACGACGACCTCCGGGTCGTCTTCGGCTCGATGCACGACAAGGACCACCGCGAGATGGTCGCCGCGTTACCGACGCCCGACTCGGCGGTGACGACGGAACCCTCACTCGCACGCGCCGAGGACCGAGACGTGCTCGCGACGGTGTTCGACGACGCCGGCGTCGCGGACGTTCGGACGAACGAGACGGTTCGCGACGCCCTCGAGAGCACACTCACCGACGCGAGTCCCGACGACTGCGTACTCGTCACCGGCTCGTTATTCGCCGTCGCCGAAGCGCGTTCTCGCTGGACGGCGACCGGCGTCCCGAAACGCGTTCGAACCCTCGCGGACGCCAGCACCGCGCTCTCGAGTGCGAACGTTCCCGGCTTCGCCAGCCACAGCTCTCGAGGCAAGGCCGTCCACCGAGTGCTCACGCTCACGCTCGAGCGCCAGCACGCGACCACACTGCAATCCGCGCTGTTACGCCAGGGCGGCGAGTGCGCCCTCTCCGGTCTCCAGCGGGACGACGAAACCGTCGACGCGGTCTTGATGGGGACGCTGTCGCAGTTCGAGCGTCTCGTCGACACCCTCGAGTCCGAACGGGAACCCGCTCTGACCGACGTCGCCCGAGACGTTCGCGCGACGCTCGAGAACGCCGACGCGAGCGAGGCGACTGGATCGTCAGAGAGTCGAGCGAAGCCATCGTATCCGTGGCACGAACGCACCGCCGTGATGGGGATTTTGAACGTCACGCCGGACAGCTTCCACGACGGCGGCGAGTACGACGCACTCGAGGACGCCCTCGAGCAGGCCGAAGCGATGATCGACGCCGGTGTGGACGTGATCGACATCGGTGGCGAGTCGACTCGCCCCGGTGCCGACCCCGTCCCCGTCGAGGAGGAAATCGAGCGCGTCGTTCCCGTCGTCACCCAGCTCGCGGATCTCGACGTCCAGCTCTCGATCGACACGCGAAAGGCCGCCGTCGCGGACGCCGCACTCGAGGCCGGCGCGGACATCATCAACGACGTCTCGGGGCTTGAAGACCCGGAGATGCGCTTCGTCGTCGCCGAGCACGACGCCGCGCTCGTGGTGATGCACAGCATCGACGCGCCGGTCGTTCCGGACCGGGACGTCGAGTACGACGACGTCGTCGAGGACGTGATCGACCAGCTTTCGGAGCGAATTCTCCTCGCCGAGAAGGCTGGCGTCGACCGCGACAAGATCGTTGTCGACCCCGGCATCGGATTCGGCAAATCAGCCGCCGAGAGCTTCGAGATTCTCGACCGACTCGCGGAGTTCCACGCGTTAGGCTGTCCCGTGTTGTTCGGTCACTCCCACAAGTCGATGTTCGGCCACGTCGGTTGCGAGTCCGGCGAACGCGGGGCTGCGACGGTCGCCGCGAGTGCGCTCGCCGCCGACCGAGGTGCTGACATCGTCCGCGTCCACGACGTGCCCGAAAACGTCGCCGCCGTTCGGACGGCACTCGCCGCTCGCGATCCGGAGCGCTTCGAGTGGTGA
- a CDS encoding aldo/keto reductase, translated as MHSQELGDSGVEVSEVGFGAWVVGTDWWGDRSEEDALEMVEYAIDQGVTYLDTGDVYGHGRSEELLGRLLPDVREDVTIATKVGYDFYNNPQAGHGELPKEMDPEYLRDAVEQSLERLEIDTIDVLQLHNANVDEITPDVLELLDELEEEGKIRARGLALGPSIGWLAEGDLAIEEEFDSLQLVWNVLEQEVGNHFLETIDRTGSSTSLIPRVPHSSGILNEQVRPDTELGEGDHRGFRPDEWYETGWEKLENLRFLERDGERTMGQASIAWLLSHDPVASVTPTFRTKADIDEWAAASEVPKLSDEEMARVEELYANDFDIDRDDGMDSLRSSVDGEDISSAGLDKLAAD; from the coding sequence ATGCACTCTCAGGAACTCGGCGACTCCGGCGTCGAGGTCAGCGAAGTCGGCTTTGGCGCGTGGGTCGTCGGCACCGACTGGTGGGGCGATCGCTCCGAAGAAGATGCACTCGAGATGGTCGAGTACGCCATCGATCAGGGCGTTACGTACCTCGACACCGGCGACGTCTACGGCCACGGCCGCAGCGAGGAACTGCTGGGCCGGCTTCTCCCCGACGTTCGCGAGGACGTGACGATCGCGACCAAAGTCGGCTACGACTTCTACAACAACCCCCAGGCCGGTCACGGCGAACTGCCGAAGGAGATGGACCCCGAGTACCTTCGAGACGCCGTCGAGCAGAGCCTCGAGCGCCTCGAGATCGACACGATCGACGTGCTTCAACTTCACAACGCCAACGTCGACGAGATTACGCCCGACGTGCTCGAACTCTTAGACGAACTCGAGGAAGAAGGCAAGATCCGCGCTCGCGGCCTCGCACTCGGCCCGTCGATCGGCTGGCTCGCTGAGGGCGACCTCGCCATCGAGGAGGAATTCGACTCCCTGCAACTCGTCTGGAACGTTCTCGAACAGGAAGTCGGGAATCACTTCCTCGAGACGATCGACCGAACGGGCTCCTCGACGAGCCTGATTCCCCGGGTTCCTCACTCCTCTGGCATCCTGAACGAGCAGGTTAGGCCAGACACGGAACTCGGCGAGGGCGACCACCGCGGCTTCCGCCCCGACGAGTGGTACGAAACGGGCTGGGAGAAACTCGAGAACCTGCGCTTTTTGGAACGAGATGGCGAGCGAACGATGGGACAGGCCTCCATCGCGTGGCTCCTGAGCCACGACCCGGTCGCGAGCGTGACGCCGACGTTCCGCACGAAAGCAGATATCGACGAGTGGGCGGCCGCGAGCGAGGTGCCGAAACTCTCCGACGAGGAGATGGCCCGCGTCGAAGAACTGTACGCGAACGACTTCGACATCGACCGCGACGACGGAATGGACTCGCTTCGTTCCTCGGTCGACGGCGAAGACATCTCGTCGGCCGGCCTCGACAAACTCGCTGCGGACTGA
- a CDS encoding bile acid:sodium symporter family protein, with amino-acid sequence MGKYSRLERIGQFTSKYFVVWVVIASGFALYSPEPFVPISDYISLFLGIIMLGMGLTLTPADFLRILERPQDVLVGSMIQWIAMPVLAYALVIGLGLPWEIGVGLILLGAAPGGTASNVMTYLGRGDVALSVTITSVTTIAAPIVMPAWVVLLAGESVTVTFGEMAQEIVLIVLLPVVGGLILRYLLDEHAPAAAEVGLSIFPAISVLAIVAIVSGIVALNVEEILAASALVFLAVIVHNALGLGAGYGITRATGMSEPRARACAFEVGLQNSGLAVALAVAFFDPIAALIPALFSVWHNISGPALATLFTHLDDETVSGSDSTSAAD; translated from the coding sequence ATGGGAAAATACTCTCGACTCGAGCGAATCGGACAGTTCACGAGCAAGTACTTCGTCGTCTGGGTAGTGATCGCGTCGGGGTTCGCACTCTACTCGCCGGAGCCCTTCGTCCCGATCAGCGACTACATCTCGCTCTTTTTGGGCATCATCATGCTCGGAATGGGATTGACGCTCACGCCGGCGGACTTTTTGCGCATCCTCGAGCGCCCACAGGACGTCCTCGTCGGATCGATGATCCAGTGGATCGCCATGCCGGTGCTCGCCTACGCACTCGTGATCGGTCTCGGATTGCCGTGGGAGATCGGCGTCGGACTCATCCTGCTGGGCGCGGCACCCGGCGGAACGGCCTCGAACGTCATGACGTACCTCGGCCGGGGCGACGTCGCGCTCTCGGTGACGATCACGTCGGTGACGACCATCGCCGCACCGATCGTCATGCCCGCCTGGGTAGTCCTCCTCGCCGGCGAGTCGGTGACGGTTACGTTCGGCGAGATGGCCCAGGAGATCGTCTTGATCGTCCTCCTCCCCGTCGTCGGCGGGTTGATCCTTCGGTACCTCCTCGACGAGCACGCGCCGGCCGCCGCGGAGGTCGGGCTGTCGATCTTCCCCGCGATCAGCGTGCTCGCGATCGTCGCCATCGTCTCCGGCATCGTCGCCCTCAACGTCGAAGAGATTCTGGCCGCGAGCGCGCTCGTCTTCCTCGCCGTCATCGTTCACAACGCCCTCGGATTGGGTGCCGGCTACGGCATCACCCGGGCGACCGGGATGAGCGAACCCCGAGCACGCGCCTGCGCGTTCGAAGTCGGCCTGCAGAACAGCGGTCTCGCCGTCGCGCTGGCGGTCGCCTTCTTCGACCCGATCGCCGCGTTGATTCCGGCCCTATTCAGCGTCTGGCACAACATCTCGGGCCCCGCACTCGCGACCCTCTTTACGCATCTCGACGACGAGACGGTTTCGGGGTCCGACTCGACCTCCGCAGCCGACTAA
- a CDS encoding NUDIX hydrolase, whose protein sequence is MNTVTYVQKACAYITRQTGELLVFDGPGHDGLQIPKGTLEDGESPREALFREVREESGLETLSGTTHLTTDVWTRRESPPKRYVRHFFHSTVQDSRDRWTHTVTDGGEEDGAEFDLRWVQPTTTQSFALDLDDYVHLLPTGGLRGDVASASD, encoded by the coding sequence ATGAATACCGTTACGTATGTACAGAAAGCGTGTGCATACATCACTCGCCAGACGGGCGAACTCCTGGTCTTCGACGGGCCGGGTCACGACGGCCTCCAGATCCCGAAAGGCACGCTCGAGGACGGTGAATCGCCGCGCGAGGCGCTATTTAGAGAGGTTCGCGAGGAGAGCGGCCTCGAGACGCTAAGCGGAACGACACACCTGACGACCGACGTCTGGACGCGTCGCGAGTCGCCGCCCAAGCGCTACGTCCGTCATTTCTTTCACTCGACGGTACAGGACTCACGCGATCGCTGGACCCACACGGTAACTGACGGCGGCGAAGAAGACGGTGCCGAGTTCGACCTCCGCTGGGTCCAGCCGACGACCACGCAGTCGTTTGCCCTCGATCTCGACGACTACGTGCACCTGCTGCCGACCGGTGGCCTCCGCGGCGACGTCGCTTCTGCATCCGATTAG